The following are encoded together in the Pedobacter steynii genome:
- a CDS encoding HlyD family efflux transporter periplasmic adaptor subunit: MATKNTEEREMMMPPGLSNPPEITSPPTYEINSEEVQEIITAVPSWILRRGSTAIFLILFSIVMASAFIQYPDVVKTRLKVNSLNAPKIVYVRQTGKIISLLVKEGTQVKQNDPLAFMESTADHRDVLKLQETLMQITAQLNKTGLAKEVLLDNLRLGEIQGAYQSFYQQYLQFISTQNGGYYLNRKKYLQQDLQEIEKLKNQIHVQKKIQDKEYANVEQEFEAYKKLYQKGVISVNEYKQQENKYLAGKYPLEQTVTALINNSTSYAAKQKEIMEVDHTIQEEKAKFIQSLNNMVTETDAWLKLYVLSAPVAGIVSYAGIVQENQTANANQELFIINPANTNFFGEVYIPQDNMGKVRVGQRTLVKMRSFPFEQYGLIRGNVNYISDVAFKDSVFIAKIAFDEFENKDPEHKIVLKNGMQAEVEIITEESSLLRRFTRSITKMLNNN, translated from the coding sequence ATGGCTACAAAAAATACTGAAGAAAGAGAAATGATGATGCCACCGGGACTTTCAAATCCTCCGGAAATCACAAGTCCACCAACATACGAAATCAATAGCGAAGAAGTTCAGGAAATCATTACTGCAGTTCCATCATGGATACTGAGAAGAGGAAGTACAGCCATCTTTCTGATTTTGTTTTCCATTGTTATGGCATCAGCATTTATACAATACCCTGATGTAGTTAAAACCCGATTAAAAGTCAATTCACTGAATGCACCAAAGATCGTATATGTCAGACAAACGGGAAAAATCATCTCCCTCCTTGTGAAGGAAGGAACCCAGGTGAAACAAAATGATCCTCTGGCCTTTATGGAAAGTACGGCCGACCATAGAGACGTACTTAAATTACAGGAGACCTTAATGCAAATTACAGCGCAGTTGAATAAAACGGGGCTGGCTAAAGAAGTATTGCTCGACAATTTACGTCTGGGTGAAATTCAGGGTGCCTATCAGAGTTTTTACCAGCAATACCTGCAGTTTATCTCTACACAAAACGGAGGTTATTATCTAAACCGCAAGAAATACCTGCAACAGGATTTGCAGGAAATAGAAAAGTTAAAGAACCAGATTCATGTGCAGAAAAAAATTCAGGACAAGGAATATGCAAATGTGGAACAGGAGTTTGAGGCTTATAAAAAGCTGTATCAGAAAGGTGTAATTTCAGTGAATGAGTATAAGCAGCAGGAGAACAAATATCTGGCCGGCAAGTATCCGCTGGAACAGACCGTTACTGCGCTGATCAACAATAGCACCAGCTATGCTGCCAAGCAAAAGGAAATCATGGAAGTTGACCATACCATTCAGGAAGAAAAAGCAAAGTTCATACAATCGCTGAACAATATGGTAACCGAAACCGATGCCTGGTTAAAGTTATATGTGCTGAGTGCACCTGTAGCGGGGATTGTGAGTTATGCCGGAATTGTACAGGAAAATCAGACTGCCAATGCAAACCAGGAATTATTCATCATCAATCCTGCAAACACCAATTTCTTTGGCGAAGTCTACATTCCACAGGACAATATGGGTAAGGTTAGGGTTGGGCAACGGACATTGGTAAAAATGCGAAGTTTTCCTTTTGAACAATACGGACTCATCCGCGGTAATGTGAATTACATCTCTGACGTTGCTTTCAAGGACAGTGTATTTATTGCTAAAATCGCATTTGACGAATTTGAGAACAAAGATCCGGAACATAAGATTGTATTGAAAAACGGCATGCAGGCAGAAGTAGAAATTATTACCGAAGAAAGTTCTCTGTTGCGCCGGTTTACAAGGAGTATTACCAAAATGCTAAACAACAATTAG